Part of the Kryptolebias marmoratus isolate JLee-2015 linkage group LG20, ASM164957v2, whole genome shotgun sequence genome, gcttttttaaagtcattttcagtccagttcttGATCGTGACAGCATATTATATAGCGTGGgctgttagaaaaataataagaaagtggtgaagaataaaataaaaagtgtcaggcttaaaaaaaaaaatctatctgcagcagatgaacagtatctgaaagtatGTCTTTATGgaatgaaggggaaaaaaatccaacaaagaccCGACAGAGAACCTAAGAGATGGATCAACCTTTAGTTTGTCCATCTATGGTTTCCAAACCTTGTCCTCAGGGAcagctatcctgcatgttttacatattttgactCCTCAAACATTTGATCACTGAAAATGAATGAGTGGCTCTTTCAGCATGCCGTTAAGTTTTCCAGAAACCCATTAGTGGGTTAATTcagggaaacatttaaaacaaacacaataatggaTCAGGATACGGGACCTATGATCTATTGTATGCCAGGTTTTCCCCctaatagctctttgggaatcatcATGTTGAAGCTCAAGCACCATTTCATGTCTGCTGAACTGCGTTATCTTTGGCATTTCTCATAGATTCAACTAAAATGGGAACAAAATTGTgcctttgtgacaggctgcttgTAACAAAGTGACTAAAGATCCTATTTAAAATAGACTCTTAGCTAACAATTCTGTTATGTGTACAACACAACACTGGCTCATTCCTTGAGCTTAGGAGTTGTTTTTGTGCCTTAAGGATTTGTAGAAAAATTCTCTAAAAATGTTCAGATACTGGactgaaaaacagctaaagagcAGCTGAAATCCACCACGCTGCTGTACCCCCAGGAGCTTCGTAGGTATTGATTTCTTTGACTCACAAAACTCCAGGTGGCAGGTGTGTCCTTGCATAACCCTGAGTGATGAGAGATAAAAATCACACCAAACTACTTTTACTTCAGTCACATATGAAGATGATCGAATTTTTCCAAAAACTGAgacacaaaacaactttttcagcATCTGCCCAAAGATTGAttagacattttaaatcacTACAAATAACCATGTGTAAAACTGTCCCctttaaaagattattaaacTCCTGTTAAAGGATGATTGATCTGTAACCACTTAGCTGCAGTAAATAAGAACTACTGAATAAATCTGAGGATGCTGGGCCCTGGATTTCATTTTTGGAAATACCAGTTCAATCTTTTGTCGGAAGAGCAAAAAGAAAgctacattaaaacaataaaaatcactgtGATTCAAGTCAGAAAGTTTCTCAACTTTCCATGAAGTCTGGGAGTGCAGAACAGGTTTTGCAAGAAAGGCAGGCTAGCCCTGCAAAAGGCTCATGCAGTTGGAATTAAATGAATAGATTTCCAAAGATCATTTAATGCCTTCTTGTCAACTTCAGTAGACCCTTATGTCAGGTTTTCATTAATTATAGATAAGTAATTCAGTTGAATAAATCTGTAAACGCACACAGTGACTCAGTGATGTGTTGCataatacaaacattttattcatgaGGTGTCTTCTGAAGTACAGCTGACAAATAGAAAATTaagcaatttttgtttaaacatttccaGTGACGTTATTTACTGCAGTTTTTTGGTAAATCCACAGCGAACATAAAGTCAGAATACACAAACTACAACTCAAACTTGTTGGTCAAATCGCCAACTTACCTGCTGTTTGTCGTGTTTCCACTCAGATTTGCAGAGTCGGCAGCCTTTAACTAAACTTCTCAATTACTTCCGGTGGCagctttcaaagtaaaagcatcGCAACGCGAGTGCATTACATGTTCACTAAGAACAAGGTTAGCACATTTCACATCAAATTGTGTGGCTTTGTGGAAAAACCATAAACCGAATTAGGATTGTATTCATAGGTCAACGACAAGCTGATGCCACTTTTCATTTCGACAAACATTTACTTAGAAGGTGAGAGTCGTTTACTTCCTGCAACTGAGGTGACGTTATACCGAATGGACAGCGATGATTGGTTGATAAATTGtgccttaaaaataacttcGGGTGTAAAACTTCAGCCACTCGGATAATTTTATTAACTTCCAgattaaatataatttgaatAACTGCTTGTATAGCCTTTATATTATAATTAAActacaaagtttattttaagtagtatttattaaaaagtttagaTCTGAACAATAGGTGTCTCTAACGTGGCGGttataataaaatgattaattaaaaaagaaattagtgTATGAAATACACTCAGCTttagaggacaaaaacaaaacaaaaaaaaatttacatttaaagttgCTGATGGGAtagattttacagacatttcaGATGTCAAAACACTTATATgaaataagttattttattaaacgtatttattttttaaattgctgtattcatgtttgtttttaaaataatttgatcaATGACTGCGTTACATTGACCTCCAACAAGAATAACTTCTATATTTGTATATccaataaacatgaaaacaattttaaatacaACAAGTTCAGCCacaatctttttgtttccttcagattttattctgaaatcaCAAGAGTAACAATGTAAAGCTTATTAACCCAAATGACACTCAACAGTTAAACACTACTACTGGGCAAAAAAAagttggcaaaaaaacaacaacaaagaaaactaacattaaaatgGCCAACATAATTTTAATCACAACTTATAACAAGATTATCAACATCATGAGGAAATAAAGCACTTAAACACATCTCCAGATGTTACAACACAAGCATGAAGGCTTTTCTAACCAACGTGTTTGGGGgtaaatatgaaattaaatcCACAGagatacaaataaaatcaaactagAAACAAAttgttgtaaaacttttttgtctttgctactTTTCAGTCATCTAATGCCATCTTAAATGAGACGTGGAAGCTGTAAACCAAGGTTTTTCTCCACAGATTCACTGAATTTGGTGGTATCGAAAGTCCGTTACCATTTTCTTCATGTTCCTGTCATCTGTTATGTCGCTCATTTCAAGTTCGTGTCCTGGACCGGCCATCGGATCGTATCGGTGTCTGAAAGACATAAAATTGTGATATTTATATACGACCTGTCTGTGTATTGTAAACAAACTGCTTCACAGCAGCTGCCACTCACTGTCTGAGGTGCTCTTCGATGGCCTTGCGCTCATACACTGTGCCATAAACTGTTCTCACAGGATCAACAAACATCGCCTTGGTCAGAGGACAGAGCAGATGGCCGGGGATAAACTGTTCCACGGGATCCATCAGgttcttaaaaaagaagaaaaataaaagactatCCGAGACCGGGGTCACACCACCGACACTTTGTAAATATTCACCTTCTCCATGTCTTCCAGAGACCTCCCAGCATGTTGCCCGGTGTGTTTTTTAGCTTCTTGCTCGTAGGTTTCACGGCTTGTCAAGAATTCTTCAGCCAAAATGCTTCCAAAAAGAAGATCAACGTGACCAAATACTCCATCAGGTATTAATGCTCATTAACAAAtcaacaaccccccccccaatccTCAAACAGTCCCAGCATCTTTCCCCTCACCTGTCCAGTGGATCGTCAGGCTCAGGGATGATGAGCAGCCCATACACAGCATCAAAGATCTCTCTCATTGTGATGTGTGCGTTGTAGTTGCGGTCAAATATGTTGTGGCAGACGCGGCCCACACTGTTGACGTTGCAGTGATACACCTGTCTTCATGTTAAGAAATACTGactacaaaaacaacacaaaatactACCGCGTTTTGACGAaattctaaaataaactgaacacgGGGGTACGAAATGGAATAGATTTTCTGACTGCATCTCGGCAGGATACGTGTGTGACGAAACGAACGACTGGAGGCTTCACTGGGTAGGCGGGCCCAAAGTGACAGTACAGCTCAAAGACGCCTTTCTCGTAAGGCGTGTTCGGAGGGCCCTGCATGAGAATCCTCCAGAACGCTGAAAAGATCAGAAAACAAACCGAACGCTGCTGCTGTGAGAGGATGATTATATggaatgtatttgttttacttaaacGAAGTGGTGATAAACTGTCAACgtgtagaaaaaaacaagagagacGGTGTTACTTACTGAAGTCCGACTCTGATGGAAAGACTTTAAAGAAGGGATGTGGGTCACAATGAAGACTCTTGAGCTCCTCCAGTATACGCTTCTCCTTCTCCATGAATCGTCCATCTTTGGACTCGCAGATCTTCTTTTTCAGGGCACTAATAAGACAAACATTGCAAATGTAATGCAagcaataaaacctttttttttaacatacgAATGcttataaaaataatcattaaaatactaagtaaaatatttaagctGTTAACTTTCCTCTCATTAGGAGGAAATTCATAGTCTTGctaactttaaagaaaaatgtttttcactaTCAGATTAGAAAGAAAACCATTAAAACGACAACAGCCATCAATACAgaataaatgaacaacaaatgtGAAGTGAAAAAAACCCTCCAACTAATTAACTGTTAGACTACAACATCATGTTTATTATTGTGTAGAAATATATTCTGGTCACTAACCTCTCTGTCAGGGTCACTCTGCTGTTTATCTGACTTGGTAAGGTTGTCTCTGGAAATTCATCGTATCCATGAGTTGCAAAGATGCCCGTTAATGTGgactatgaaataaaaacatgaaggtATTACGATCCAttcacaagtttaaaaatgaaccTATGCAGCGGGTGTTATAACAAACCTCTGAGATGGAAGATTCATCAAGTTTTGTCTTGAGTTTTCTCTCCTCCAGAGACAGAACCGTCTCGATTTCAAACAGCTTCAGACCCTCTTTGGTCGACTGTGGTTTGAAACAGCAGCCACCTTTAAGGAGTGAgggtaagaaaacaaaaaactactttctgattttatgaaaacaaacaaaagctaaatgaaaaCGAGCATGAAGTGGGGAGAAACTGTAGATGGAACAATTACTCTGCATCATTTAGCTgcacttcaaataaataatcaaaacatccaaataaaaacacaagtttaccTGTTGCATTGCTGATTCCGTGCAGCATGCTGTTGTCTACATTTCCGAGAAGAATCGAATCAACAATGATGTTTGATTGGAGCAGTTTGGCTGTAACAGCGACTGGTTCCATTGAggatctaaagaaaaaaacattttttttaccttcaacCACACCACCTTTTAGAGTTAGCGCTAAACTGTTCCAAACTACAGATTATTTTCAACCAGAGACTTTTAAAAGGGTCACCCAATGAGTGTGTCAGTTAAAAATTagtttacaaacaaacatttacccGGAGTCATTTCCATCAGTGAGACAAATGATGCGAAGTCTGCAGTCTGGGAATCTTGTCTCGACCTGATGGAGCTCACGCACGCCTCGTCTGAGTGCGTCGTACAGAAGAGTACATCCACTCGCCTCAATCTCACGCATATGCTCCTAAAAATATAACAGTATACCATTAGAACTTTAAACGCAATATTTGAACTACCTATAGATGTTAAATGACTggacacaaagagaaaaactttgTTCGTTCTCTAGTTTTTATATTAGAGGCtttgttttcactcatttccCAGTTTATTTGTGGCACTGTGTGcatgttttcttaaaagaagcataaaaaaactgaacaagtggAATACAAAAGGAACTAATATGCGCAACAATGTATGAATATTCCTCAAGCTTCAACCCTAATCAGAGGCTGTACAAAGAAACACCTGCAGAGTTACAAAAGCATACCCAGGATAAAATTATAATACTTcttaaaaccttaaataaaattacacagtGCTCTCAAAGTTCAGGAAACAAGTCAGCCGTAACAGACTGTGTAGAGTTGATTAAAACATACAGCGTGTACCTTGAACTTTTCCAGATTTTCTGTAAACGTATGGAGGGTTTTCACCATTGAATCAAACTTCACAAGGCCAATGACATGATGGAAATCATAAGCCATGCTCCTGGTGGCAAAGTTATCAAAGAGCTCTTTCACAACATCGATCTTCTTTATGTCTGCATTTTCAAAGCACTCTTCTTCCATGGATGAACTGGTATCGATCAGCACCTGATGGAAAAAAAGTCAAGAGAAATGATTCAGTGTATGTTTGGGCTACTGATGTTAGGTttctaaataaaagctaaaacaaaaacaacattctcTAAGTGTTACCAGGATTGCCTCTTCAGGCGTCCTGGTTGTAACAAAAGTTTGGTCATCTCTGTGGTCACCAGTCCTACAAGgtttgtaacaaaaaacaagccaTTAAAACACATCAGCTGAAGCTTATTCGGTAAGTTCAACAGATATTTTTTGCGACAAACTAATATTTTTGCCTAACTTTTCTAGATCATTTTGGCTGTGGTCTACTTACAATTAATGtctacaaaaataatattaatcaaAAACACTCATCCCAGATCCTCAAATTTTAAATCGCTCTcagttttttgaaaataaatttcattttgtctcttttttgaTACAGATACTCACTTGGCTGCCAAAACATTCACATCTATCGTTTCCACTTCTCCAGTCAGACAATTGCGCACCCTGATCGTGTCTATAGATCCTTTGTCCTTATACAGATAAATGCCGAGGTTGTCTGATGatttgaagcaaaaacaaacacagcagctcttTACAGACACAACAGTATATCACAAGCGTCAAAGTTCATATGTAAAGAAAACTTGAGTattgtttcattaaatgtgAGCTGTGATGGAGGTGCACGTTCAAACTCTAATCTGATGGATTACCTTCACTCAGCATAACGAGGCAACTGTGGGAACTTCCCAGATCCTTCAGCAGTAAAGGTGACGTCACGTTGAGAAAAGGGAAAGACTTGAGTTCATCCATCATATTCCCAAAAGTCCACTGAATGTTGACCTGGAAGCTGTAATTTAACATCAGAAAGTAGtcaaaatttattgttttattaagttTCTATTCTAGTCATCCTTCTCCCATCCTCTGTGCTTATTAATAATGAGCGCGtctctttataaaataaaatctgtgtttagaGCCTGCGCCTCGACTGCATGGCATTCATGATGGGGACTTGCTGCAATGGTTGCCTACAGGTTTTACTACCACTGTGTAAACCTCTGTTAAAAGAAGGAAATGATGATACATACTTCTGACCTGACACCTTGTCGTGGTGAATCCAGAGGGGGTACATCTTGATGTACCGGGGTACGCTGAGCAGGATTTTCTCAACATCAGCGGCTCTCTGTAACGAACTCTCGCGCAACGGGTCTTCAGTGCAATTTGGAATTTTCACTCCatcttataataaaaaagaatgaaacgTTAAAAGGGGACttttatgcaataaaaacaCGAAACATCAAATACAGTCTTGTAAGAGATCCTGAGGTCTAATTGTTACTTGAagcacatatacatatatacatatatatatatatacacacatatatatatacatacatacatacatatacacacatacatatacacatatatatatacacacacacacatatatatatatatatacatatatatatatatatatatatatatatatatatatatatatatacatacatacatacatacatacatacatacatacatacatacacacacacgtaatgacaaaaacaaaaacaataacaggtCAAACAACAATTTCAAATACTACAGAAATTTATAATCAGGAAGACTCGTAGGACttctaaacatttaaacttctaAACTGTTTCAAAGGGTTCTGGTTTTACTTTTGATTTTCTGGAGGACATCTGCTCTTTCAAAGACCGTTGGTAATCCGGGTACTCTGACCGGTTCACAGAAATGGTTACAGGCTTCAGACACGAGACTGATTGGAGCGTACACTTCATGCTCAGATGTCTGCTCCTgtcaaaagacaaacatttaataCATTATAACATCACCTAAAACTAATGAGACACCTATAAAAGAACCAAACCCCATCTCCAAAAGGCATGACATTAAACCTTAAATatcattacttttattttgttgagtaGATGTGCCCAGCAGTGCAGCGAGTTCTCAAACACATCTACGTCTTCGATGAATTTGTCCCCTTGCTGTGATCCTTGCCGAGGCAGAAGCTCTCTGAAGAGCATGTACAGGCCATCAATTACAGCAATCTGCAAGAGATCAATCAGCTCATGTTAGAAAATAGCcactgataaagaaaaaaacatcatgaataagtaaaaaatatttaaaataagccATGTTTAAAACCcttatcgtttttttttttaaaggagggAAATTTGGGTTTCCAATAACTTTAACTTTCATTTTATGAAGGAGACACACCAAAGACAGAATACTGATCAAAACATAGATAAGTTCAACAAGATGTTTAATGCCGTGggaaaatatttcactaaaCTAGTGCTCAGAAGAACTTGTGTCAGTGAAAAGGAATGTGGAAAACCTTCTTCCAAAGTGACATACAAACTGTACAAATAGTTGAGCGGCACTTAAAGAGTACATCTGTACAATACCGAGGAATAGACCCACTTAATGCCGTTTACCTTCTGGTTCCTGCTCATCGTTTCATTCCTGCAGAGCAACTGGTGCAAACTTTGGGCGAGGGGGTTACACCCAGTCACTTCTCGGATGTAGGCAATCAGTTGATTTAGGGTAGCATTTTGTTCTTGCTtctggaaaataaatataagctGCTGAATCTGAAACTTTTTACTTTGCAGTAACTTTGATTTAATGCTTTCatagtgaggaaaaaaaaggggggtgggCCTTGTCGTGGCagcaatttccaggcactgttagatgaaatcactccaacaggtttatttatgtatggtgcacgacaCACAGAGAGCCTTAAgacaattaacatcagagtctcagctccaaacaggaagctccaaatcaaagctcTTCCctgcccccccccaaaaaagaaaaatcaacacaggagcttatattaaagatattgaaatactggacttGAAGGAGGAGCTAGAGAAAAGAAAGTTTGTCTGGTTctcatgaggagaaaattcaacattatTCCTGTAAAatgttcattctgtgagaaccaatgggacttggaatagaagtcataacatagtCATGACTTATCAAGAATAGGTGTTACCCTAAAATAAACTCCGCCATTACAGCGTTAGGAGACCCAGGTGGTTCATGTAAGACAATTACAGTGAATTTACACCATTAGGATTTGCAGATCACGTCACCTTTAACATAAGGGATactgttaaagtaaaaaaacaaaaaacaaaactacagctCACAACTGCACGAAGTGAAGATAAGAGCACGCTAATTCCTTTCAGGGTTTGCGTCACTGAAGGCACAACATCGTTAATGTAGAACGTCTCCTCGTGGGAAATCTCCTCCGAAAAAGAGGACAAGGAGAAAGTAACCGTCGCGCCTTCAGAAACTCCATACTTCTGCAGTGTTTCATCAGTGGAGCgtttatttctgcaaacaacaaaaaccacaagTGTTTACATAAGAAAGCAAACTATGTCAAATGTGAAAGTCACGTGCAACACAATCCAGTGCTTTGAGTTACTTGTGATGGAGGACGTGTGCTGGGACTCCACTTTCATTTGACAGCTTGTGTTTCAGAGTTTCCATCGTGTCGCTTTCCAGGTCTACCAGAACCTCAAAGTATCCCTTAATCAGTTCAAAGGGACACGTTCAAACACATAATGACAAATAATACTTCACATAACATTTTAACATAGAGTGCTGCTTTTTCAGGAGCAGCAGAACAATACATTTCATTCGGTCTACATGGATTTGGATCAGATTAGTTAAATCATAAGCACACTGGTGAAGACATACCTTCAGCATGACGTGGCATCGAATGACTTGTGTTCCACTTCTTTCACCAGACGCTTCCTTTGGTACTTGAGGCGCCTGATACAGGTTTTCCTTTGGCGTAAATATGGCATAGACCACGTCACCATTTCCGATGTGTCTCTCTTTCAGAGACCCTAAAACACAAGCCATTCAACGTTTAAAGGCTTGACTTGATTTGGCAtcaactgttatttttttttttttaaacgataaatcaaaataaatttaaaaaaaaaaaaggtttaatagaTTTTCTCAGGTTTGGAAATCTTGACAAATCCCAGCTGCATAAACTCTGCAAGGGAAAAAGTGAACTTCTCTTGCAGCTGGTACTGTAATTTTCTTATTTGTattcacattttcttcaaattaCATGCAGAATCCTTAAACAGGTTCCATGCActtctttaaaatgatgaaaagctCTCTTCTGACATCAATCTTACCTCACTTGAAAACTTAAATTTGTTCTAATACTTTTCAAGCCACTGCTGCTTTTACTACAAAATCTGTTTCTAGTATGTGTACAATTCTAAACACAATAATCATTTAATGTAGCACCTGCCTCCCGCCCTTTAAAGGTGTTCAAATCTGCTCACATGTGTTGAAGAAGGGATCATCTGTTAGAGGCATCCCATCGAGCGAGTAGATGCAAACTCCTTTGGCGTTGCCAATATTTTCAAGGAAGCAGATCCGTAGCATCAGATCTTCaactgtgttttgtgttgggTCCATATCTGtcacattaaaatgtcaaagattTCTATgaggttttaaagcttttatcaaaggttaaaatactttttttcactACTTCGGTGTGTTACAATTCTGAAAGGGTGACCTaagttaattgttttattttttttttcttctccctttCTCACCTTTGATCAGTTTCCGTTCAGGACATTTAGGATACGTGTACCACAAAGAAAAGGACTGAGCTGATTTCTGCACAGGTGTTACAGTCTGAACTTGGCGCTCTGGAGCTCTAAGTCTCTGAACAAAGTTCTTCATTGCTGAAAAACGGTTCTTTTCCACGTGACTTAgacctgaaaataaaagctaaagtaactTAGAAACAATGCAAAAGtctttttacacagaaatatatatacacacacacatattctaACTATTTAAAGTCCAGTGTTACTATGCTTCAAATTACAATAACCATCATTATTAGGAAAACtaaatttaagagaaaaaaaaaagttgctaccacttaatttaaatgtacatttgGGATTTTAAAGACTGGCAGAATTCGGTACAAAAGTAATAAGACAAGATTTAAGTCTATATGAAAACCCACTCTTACATAATAAGCATTTATGTCTTTGCATTAACATTTGCTTGAGGTCAACAAAGTAGCATTGTTGAAGCACTTGCTTTGCTTAATTATCTGTAAACAAAAAGCCATATTTAACACTCTCACCTATGTTGTGCAAATCTTCATCCGTCACTCCATCCAGGAAATCTCTTCATCTTTCACACCCATCTGCAGAAACTGGTTGTAGTACGACTCCAGTCTGAACTGCTCCAGCAAATTAAATATCGCTCCCATCTAAcacaaaacaggttttatttattagtttcaaTCACAACATCTTGATTAGTTATTTtttgaacttattttaaaaatcaataataatatatagatttgtatttttatttatttaaaatacttcaaatattcaattttaaaaacaggtttagcTGCATTTGTTCTTTCGTTGTAAGAGGAAAGCTAATGTGACGTCACGGTTAAGGGGGAAGTAGGAGGGACTTTAAGCCCCACGTCACTAACTCGGATTTCAAATATACAACAAAACCTCAAAATAATAAtcgtattttaaaaatattccatGAAATGTATTAGTGGGTGGAaggcatcccttcaaggaatcaTGCAACCTTTTCGTAAAAATCTTAAGCTTTTGCTTTGAACGCATCTAGCTAACGTTAGCTAATGTTTAGCTCACGC contains:
- the LOC108241656 gene encoding uncharacterized protein LOC108241656, producing the protein MKNFVQRLRAPERQVQTVTPVQKSAQSFSLWYTYPKCPERKLIKDMDPTQNTVEDLMLRICFLENIGNAKGVCIYSLDGMPLTDDPFFNTWSLKERHIGNGDVVYAIFTPKENLYQAPQVPKEASGERSGTQVIRCHVMLKGYFEVLVDLESDTMETLKHKLSNESGVPAHVLHHKNKRSTDETLQKYGVSEGATVTFSLSSFSEEISHEETFYINDVVPSVTQTLKGISVLLSSLRAVKQEQNATLNQLIAYIREVTGCNPLAQSLHQLLCRNETMSRNQKIAVIDGLYMLFRELLPRQGSQQGDKFIEDVDVFENSLHCWAHLLNKIKEQTSEHEVYAPISLVSEACNHFCEPVRVPGLPTVFERADVLQKIKNGVKIPNCTEDPLRESSLQRAADVEKILLSVPRYIKMYPLWIHHDKVSGQNFQVNIQWTFGNMMDELKSFPFLNVTSPLLLKDLGSSHSCLVMLSEDNLGIYLYKDKGSIDTIRVRNCLTGEVETIDVNVLAAKTGDHRDDQTFVTTRTPEEAILVLIDTSSSMEEECFENADIKKIDVVKELFDNFATRSMAYDFHHVIGLVKFDSMVKTLHTFTENLEKFKEHMREIEASGCTLLYDALRRGVRELHQVETRFPDCRLRIICLTDGNDSGSSMEPVAVTAKLLQSNIIVDSILLGNVDNSMLHGISNATGGCCFKPQSTKEGLKLFEIETVLSLEERKLKTKLDESSISESTLTGIFATHGYDEFPETTLPSQINSRVTLTESALKKKICESKDGRFMEKEKRILEELKSLHCDPHPFFKVFPSESDFTFWRILMQGPPNTPYEKGVFELYCHFGPAYPVKPPVVRFVTHVYHCNVNSVGRVCHNIFDRNYNAHITMREIFDAVYGLLIIPEPDDPLDSILAEEFLTSRETYEQEAKKHTGQHAGRSLEDMEKNLMDPVEQFIPGHLLCPLTKAMFVDPVRTVYGTVYERKAIEEHLRQHRYDPMAGPGHELEMSDITDDRNMKKMVTDFRYHQIQ